TAGCTGTCCAGCTTGTCGGCCAGAACCGGCTCCTCCAGCCAGCGGATGCCGTACTCGGCCAGTTCGCCCGCCAGGCGGATGGCGTAGGGCACGTCCCAGGAACTCCACGCATCGAGCATGATGTCGACGTCGTCGCCCACCGCCTGCCGGAGCGCGGCGGCCAGCGCCAGGTTGCGGCGCACGCCGTCCGGGCCGTCGGCGGGGCCGTCGCGGAAGAACCACTTGGTGGCGGTGTAGCCCTCGGCCGCGAACCCGGCGGCGCGCCGGGCGGCCGCCTCGGGTTCGATCGAGAACCCCAATGCGCTGGCGTAGGCCGGGAAGCTGGTGCGGGTCGGTCCGCCGAGCAGCCGGTACACCGGCTGGCCGAGCGCCTTGCCCTTCAGATCCCACAGGCCGCAGTCCACCACGCTGATCGCCATCATCGGCTCGCCCTTGCGGCCATGGATCGTCGATCGGTACATCAGGTCCCACAGCAACTCGATGGCCAGCGGGTCACGCCCGATCAGCAGCGGGCGCAGCGCGGTGTCGATGATGAACGCCTCGATCCGGCCGCACGGCCCGGCCAGCCCGACGATGCCGTCGTCGGTGTGGATCTCCAGGAATACCGCCCGCAGGTCGTAGCTTCCGTCCCCGGTGCCGGGCATGAACTGGGCCCCGCGCGCGCGAAACTCGGGGTACACGTCCACCGGCATGATCAGCCGCTCCTCCCAGAACGGCTCCGGGTGCTCCAGCACGCCGCGCACCTCGCGCAGCTTCAGGTCGACGATCTTCACTTCAGCCTCTCCATGACCGCCCGTCCGTCACGGCGGCGGGCATTGCCTCATGCTACCACTTCACGCCGCCCGGCGGCCCGTTCACCAAGGCGGGTTGTTGGTATAAGCTGATGGGTGCCAGGAGGAACTGCTATGGCACTGCGAATCAACGACACGGCGCCCGACTTCAGCGCCGACACGACACAAGGACCGATCAACTTCCACGAGTGGGTCGGCGACGGCTGGGCGATCCTGTTCTCCCATCCCAAGGACTTCACGCCGGTGTGCACCACCGAGCTGGGCGCGGTGGCCGGCCTGACCGCCGAGTTCGCCAAGCGCAACTGCAAGGTCCTGGGCATCAGCGTCGACGGCGTGAGCGACCACGAGGCGTGGTCGAAGGATATTGAGGCATCGCAGGGGCACGCGGTGACCTACCCGCTGATCGGCGATCCCAACCTGGCGATCGTGAAGGCGTATGACATGCTGCCCGCCGACGCCGGCGACACGTCCGAGGGGCGCACGCCGATGGACAACGCCACCGCGCGCAGCGTGTTCGTAATCGGCCCCGACAAGAAGATCAAGGCCACCCTCACCTACCCGATGAGCACCGGGCGCAACTTCGCCGAGATCCTGCGGCTGGTCGACTCCTGCCAGCTCACCGCCGGCAAGCAGGTGGCGACGCCGGCCAACTGGGAGCAGGGCGAGGACGTGATCATCCTGCCGTCGGTGTCGGACGAGGCGGCCAAGGAGACCTACCCCGACGGCTGGGAGCAGCCGCTGCCCTACATCCGCATCGTTCCACAGCCGAAGTAGCTAGCTGTCAAACAGGCAGAACTGGGAGTTCTGTGCGAACTCTGACCGTAACTAGTTGCTGATGTCGGACATATGGGAGCGGTAGAACGCCGATCTTTCAGGCGAGAGTAGGGCTTGGTTTGGCAGGGATCGCTAGGACGTAGTCGGCGGTGCTGGGATGGTCGCTGCGCAGTGACAGAATCAGAACGCGCCGATCCCCCTACCATTGTCGGCGGTCGATACGGAAGCAAATTGCGGATTGAGTGGACTGCCGCGCGCCCGTGTCCTTGCGTGTCCATGTACCGCGGTGGGCCAGCCCTGAGGCGTCGGCGTGGTTCCTGCGTGCCGCTGTGCTTCGGCAACCGCCTGCGCCAAGAAACCTGCAGAGCGGCGAGCTGGACCCTGACCGCGACGGCGCAGTTGGAGACCGCCTTTGCCGCCGCCGAGCGCCAATCCCGGAGAGCGAGCACGAACGTCGTTCAAGAGTGCTGCCACGATCTGCCTGGGCTGCTTGCGTCGCCAAGCTCAGCGGGTGACCGGGAAGCCGATGCGTGCGGAGCGGGGGCGGCCGATGCTGCGGCGATGACTGCATCCGCCGCGC
This window of the Spirochaetaceae bacterium genome carries:
- a CDS encoding peroxiredoxin; this encodes MALRINDTAPDFSADTTQGPINFHEWVGDGWAILFSHPKDFTPVCTTELGAVAGLTAEFAKRNCKVLGISVDGVSDHEAWSKDIEASQGHAVTYPLIGDPNLAIVKAYDMLPADAGDTSEGRTPMDNATARSVFVIGPDKKIKATLTYPMSTGRNFAEILRLVDSCQLTAGKQVATPANWEQGEDVIILPSVSDEAAKETYPDGWEQPLPYIRIVPQPK